In Microbacterium sp. 1.5R, the following are encoded in one genomic region:
- a CDS encoding S8 family peptidase, which produces MGRTPLRMAAATTLATLFIASTATAGYAGTEEVTNPTPVDGTPGHYIVVLKSDPLASYTGDVNGLKATKPAEGEQLETQSQDSQRYVQHLEAEQQTVAQEAGVTPEISYQVVLNGFSAELTGAQVDKLRASKDVYDVYPDFIRHPDAQTSTDFLGLGDDKKGRGGVWQQTGGVDKAGEGVVVGVIDTGIAPEHPSFEGKKLKKQPKNDKRHKGGQPYTDGTFVYFDKSDGGQFQSTMVEAQEWDKGDYSSKLIGAQYFYTGAEAAGFDFQYDYLSPRDGDGHGSHTASTAAGNFGVKASIEDVDFGKISGVAPGAKVAAYKACYVGPDEAVTTDDICAGSDLIAAIDQAVADGVDVINYSIGGGAASTVLAPEDIAFFNAAAAGVFVATSAGNDGPDSVTADHASPWYTTVAASTIPTWEGTVQFDGFAQAGASVSVPFGTTVTGPSIYAGDAPAAGQAAADAALCLPGTLDAAKVTGHIVVCDRGGNARAEKSQVVKDAGGMGVVLVNVPGGADSLDNDFHAVPTVHLSSVHRAAVLAYVQGGADRPITLVGENTTGVVTPVPQIAGFSSRGPMLADGSDIMKPDIAAPGVAILAATQNGPGEAPTFGILSGTSMASPHIAGLAALYLGERPNAKPAEVKSAMMTTAYDTVNPDGSANKDPFQQGAGQVDPKRYFNPGLLYLNDVPDWAAFLEGKGLAEFDGVEPIDGSDLNIASFSIGSLASAQSVTRTVTATEKGTFTASVDLPGVDVTVEPSTLKFTKPGQTATYTVTFDNQSAPVEQWATGSLTWTSKSNSVRSPIAVFPVTADAPAEVEGTGVEGATTVEITPGVDGALALGLSGLTPFSLLEDPDGRVVGHSGDEASGDENKDVSWIVDVPAGTTLSRFDLDSSDDAGSDLDLTVYRVVSADDLRYYERWQSATGSADEQVTLPAPTAGTYLVVANVYSTSAPMTWDMTYANVQPEGEGAFTATPNPIEAVRGQATSYELSWTGLTAGTRYLGLVQYGESAVRTIVTVDTQ; this is translated from the coding sequence ATGGGTCGAACACCCCTCCGGATGGCAGCGGCCACCACCCTGGCAACGCTGTTCATCGCATCGACGGCAACCGCAGGCTACGCAGGCACGGAGGAGGTGACAAACCCCACTCCGGTCGACGGCACGCCCGGTCACTACATCGTCGTGCTGAAGTCCGATCCGCTCGCGAGCTACACCGGCGACGTCAACGGGCTCAAGGCCACCAAGCCCGCCGAAGGCGAGCAGCTCGAGACGCAGTCGCAGGATTCGCAGCGCTACGTGCAGCACCTCGAGGCCGAGCAGCAGACGGTCGCGCAGGAGGCGGGAGTCACTCCCGAGATCAGCTACCAGGTCGTGCTCAACGGCTTCAGTGCCGAGCTCACGGGCGCGCAGGTCGACAAGCTGCGGGCGTCGAAGGACGTGTACGACGTCTACCCCGACTTCATCCGTCACCCCGACGCGCAGACGTCGACGGACTTCCTCGGCCTCGGCGATGACAAGAAGGGGCGTGGCGGCGTCTGGCAGCAGACCGGCGGCGTCGACAAGGCCGGCGAGGGCGTGGTCGTGGGTGTCATCGACACGGGCATCGCTCCCGAGCACCCCTCCTTCGAGGGCAAGAAGCTCAAGAAGCAGCCGAAGAACGACAAGCGCCACAAGGGCGGTCAGCCGTACACCGACGGCACCTTCGTCTACTTCGACAAGTCCGACGGCGGCCAGTTCCAGAGCACGATGGTCGAGGCTCAGGAGTGGGACAAGGGCGACTACTCGTCGAAGCTCATCGGAGCCCAGTACTTCTACACCGGTGCCGAGGCGGCCGGATTCGACTTCCAGTACGACTACCTCTCGCCGCGCGACGGCGACGGCCACGGTTCGCACACCGCGAGCACGGCGGCCGGCAACTTCGGCGTGAAGGCCTCGATCGAGGACGTCGACTTCGGCAAGATCTCGGGGGTCGCCCCCGGAGCCAAGGTCGCCGCCTACAAGGCCTGCTACGTCGGGCCCGATGAGGCCGTCACCACCGACGACATCTGCGCGGGCAGCGACCTGATCGCCGCCATCGACCAGGCGGTCGCCGACGGCGTCGACGTGATCAACTACTCGATCGGCGGCGGAGCGGCATCCACCGTGCTCGCCCCCGAGGACATCGCGTTCTTCAACGCGGCGGCAGCCGGCGTCTTCGTCGCCACGAGCGCCGGCAACGACGGTCCCGACTCCGTCACCGCCGACCACGCCTCCCCCTGGTACACCACGGTCGCGGCATCGACGATCCCGACGTGGGAGGGCACCGTGCAGTTCGACGGCTTCGCCCAGGCCGGCGCATCGGTGAGCGTGCCGTTCGGCACGACTGTCACCGGGCCGTCGATCTACGCGGGTGACGCGCCGGCTGCCGGACAGGCTGCCGCCGATGCCGCGCTGTGCCTTCCGGGCACGCTGGATGCGGCGAAGGTCACGGGTCACATCGTGGTCTGCGACCGCGGGGGCAACGCCCGCGCCGAGAAGTCGCAGGTCGTGAAGGATGCCGGCGGCATGGGCGTCGTGCTCGTGAACGTGCCCGGTGGTGCGGACTCGCTCGACAACGACTTCCACGCGGTGCCCACCGTGCACCTCTCGTCCGTGCATCGCGCAGCCGTGCTCGCCTATGTGCAGGGCGGCGCCGATCGCCCGATCACGCTCGTCGGCGAGAACACGACCGGTGTCGTGACCCCGGTGCCCCAGATCGCCGGCTTCTCGAGCCGTGGCCCGATGCTCGCCGACGGCAGCGACATCATGAAGCCCGACATCGCAGCCCCCGGCGTCGCGATCCTCGCGGCCACGCAGAACGGGCCCGGAGAGGCGCCGACCTTCGGCATCCTGTCGGGCACGTCGATGGCGTCACCGCACATCGCCGGTCTCGCGGCGCTGTATCTCGGCGAGCGTCCCAACGCGAAGCCGGCTGAGGTCAAGTCGGCCATGATGACGACCGCCTACGACACGGTGAACCCCGACGGCTCGGCCAACAAGGACCCGTTCCAGCAGGGTGCGGGCCAGGTCGACCCGAAGCGCTACTTCAACCCGGGCCTGCTCTACCTGAACGACGTGCCCGACTGGGCCGCGTTCCTCGAGGGCAAGGGTCTGGCGGAGTTCGACGGCGTCGAGCCGATCGACGGCAGCGACCTGAACATCGCATCGTTCTCGATCGGATCGCTCGCGAGCGCGCAGAGCGTCACCCGCACGGTCACGGCGACCGAGAAGGGCACGTTCACGGCATCCGTCGATCTGCCCGGCGTCGACGTGACCGTCGAGCCCTCGACGCTGAAGTTCACCAAGCCCGGCCAGACCGCGACCTACACGGTCACGTTCGACAACCAGAGTGCTCCCGTCGAGCAGTGGGCGACCGGGTCGCTCACCTGGACGAGCAAGAGCAACTCGGTGCGCTCGCCGATCGCGGTCTTCCCCGTGACGGCCGACGCGCCGGCCGAGGTCGAGGGCACCGGAGTCGAGGGGGCGACCACGGTCGAGATCACCCCCGGCGTCGACGGTGCTCTGGCGCTCGGGCTCTCGGGACTCACGCCGTTCAGCCTGCTGGAGGACCCCGACGGCCGTGTCGTCGGACACTCGGGCGATGAGGCGTCGGGCGACGAGAACAAGGACGTGTCGTGGATCGTCGACGTGCCGGCGGGCACGACGCTCTCGCGCTTCGATCTCGACTCGTCGGATGACGCGGGCAGCGACCTCGACCTGACCGTCTACCGGGTCGTGAGCGCCGACGACCTGCGCTACTACGAGCGCTGGCAGTCGGCGACCGGTTCGGCGGATGAGCAGGTCACACTCCCGGCTCCGACGGCGGGCACCTACCTGGTGGTCGCGAACGTCTACTCGACCTCGGCCCCGATGACGTGGGACATGACCTACGCCAACGTGCAGCCCGAGGGCGAAGGGGCGTTCACCGCGACCCCGAACCCGATCGAGGCCGTCCGCGGCCAGGCGACGAGCTACGAGCTGAGCTGGACCGGCCTCACCGCCGGCACCCGGTACCTCGGCCTCGTGCAGTACGGCGAGTCCGCCGTGCGCACGATCGTGACGGTCGACACGCAGTAG
- a CDS encoding ABC transporter ATP-binding protein, translating to MRSSAPLLRVRDLSITHADAVHPSPRDVTFDIDAGEVVLLLGPSGSGKSTLTLALNGLIPHAVPATMTGSVEAGGVSTADADTASLSTHVAMVFQDPDAQIVTGTVYDEVAFGPENLLLSLDEVRTRTEDALRRVGLWERRDENPDRLSGGGRQRLAIACALAMGSPLIVLDEPTANLDPQGIDDVYAALTDVIAAGDRGILLVEHNLDAAMGFLTRTIVLDRAGRVVFDGPPARIIREHAAELVEMGVWLPAATLAALRMRDAGTLHLDDLPLTPEELAAALAAASATPDPSGVQDHGTDAGPDTAVSSGIRASVLQTHEGMTDAADRAATPIVRARGLTVRRHRTEILHGIDLDIEAGTLTAIVGTNGAGKTTLLQALAGVVPPPRRQVTVDGMDPGSASPRELSSRIGFVFQNPEHQFIAHTVFDELAHGLRLRHTPDAETRERVDAMLMRFGLEAKADVHPFLLSGGEKRRLSVGTALITRPRVLALDEPTFGQDRARASELLTLLHDLRDEGTTIVIVTHDLQLVAEHTSHTVILKDGRVHAADRTDALFADETPFVEAGLRLPALQRVLAAAGRAIA from the coding sequence GTGCGCTCATCTGCGCCTCTCCTCCGCGTGCGTGACCTCTCGATCACCCACGCCGATGCTGTGCACCCCTCGCCGCGGGACGTCACCTTCGACATCGATGCCGGCGAGGTGGTGCTGCTGCTCGGCCCTTCGGGTTCGGGCAAGTCGACGCTCACGCTCGCGCTCAACGGGCTGATCCCGCACGCCGTGCCCGCGACCATGACGGGATCGGTCGAGGCCGGCGGAGTCAGCACGGCGGATGCCGACACCGCATCGCTGAGCACCCACGTCGCGATGGTCTTCCAGGACCCGGACGCCCAGATCGTCACCGGCACGGTCTACGACGAGGTCGCCTTCGGCCCCGAGAACCTGCTGCTGTCGCTCGACGAGGTGCGCACGAGAACCGAAGACGCACTGCGCCGTGTCGGCCTGTGGGAGCGGCGCGATGAGAACCCCGATCGCCTGTCCGGCGGCGGGCGTCAGCGTCTCGCGATCGCGTGCGCGCTGGCGATGGGGTCGCCCCTGATCGTGCTCGACGAACCGACCGCGAACCTCGATCCGCAGGGCATCGACGACGTCTACGCCGCACTGACCGACGTGATCGCAGCGGGCGACCGCGGCATCCTGCTCGTCGAGCACAATCTCGACGCCGCGATGGGGTTCCTGACCCGCACGATCGTGCTCGACCGCGCAGGGCGGGTCGTCTTCGACGGACCGCCGGCCCGGATCATCCGGGAGCACGCGGCGGAGCTCGTCGAGATGGGTGTCTGGCTGCCTGCGGCGACACTCGCGGCCCTGCGGATGCGGGATGCCGGAACACTGCATCTCGACGACCTTCCATTGACACCCGAGGAGCTTGCCGCGGCACTGGCGGCGGCATCCGCCACTCCTGACCCGTCCGGTGTGCAGGACCACGGCACGGATGCAGGACCGGATACCGCTGTCTCCTCCGGCATCCGTGCGTCGGTCCTGCAGACGCACGAAGGAATGACGGATGCGGCAGACCGTGCAGCCACTCCGATCGTCCGCGCCCGCGGGCTGACGGTTCGTCGTCACCGCACGGAGATCCTGCACGGCATCGACCTCGACATCGAGGCGGGAACCCTGACGGCGATCGTCGGGACCAACGGCGCCGGAAAGACCACCCTTCTGCAGGCGCTCGCCGGTGTCGTCCCGCCGCCCCGGCGGCAGGTCACGGTCGACGGCATGGACCCCGGGTCGGCCTCGCCGCGCGAGCTCTCGAGCCGCATCGGGTTCGTGTTCCAGAACCCGGAGCACCAGTTCATCGCGCACACCGTGTTCGACGAGCTCGCGCACGGACTTCGGCTGCGGCACACCCCGGATGCCGAGACGCGCGAGCGCGTCGACGCCATGCTGATGCGCTTCGGCCTCGAGGCGAAGGCCGATGTGCATCCGTTCCTGCTCTCGGGCGGCGAGAAGCGCCGCCTCTCGGTCGGCACGGCCCTGATCACCCGCCCGCGGGTGCTCGCCCTCGACGAACCGACCTTCGGCCAGGATCGTGCACGGGCGTCCGAGCTCCTCACTCTGCTGCACGACCTGCGTGACGAGGGGACGACGATCGTCATCGTGACCCATGACCTGCAGCTCGTCGCCGAGCACACGTCGCACACGGTGATCCTGAAAGACGGTCGCGTGCACGCCGCCGACCGCACCGACGCGCTCTTCGCCGACGAGACGCCGTTCGTCGAGGCAGGGCTCCGCCTTCCGGCGCTGCAGCGCGTGCTCGCCGCAGCGGGACGGGCGATCGCATGA
- a CDS encoding TetR/AcrR family transcriptional regulator yields the protein MTTAATTGSRQARAAATRQRIVDAARELFVSNGYRSTSLRDIAAAASVSHPGLLGHFASKDDLLAEVVAGFEDDNERAFDLLAAASDSGELIFADVARRNARTPGYLELFAALTGEASASGHPAHERMRQRYARLHRLSTDVLEDAALHGTIGADRDVADESVRHSAGWDGLQLISQYLPDRVDVVQMLEEREALWALPYGWRDADSPDPSPTAAGPLPPVFGEPAVDDSPGYEVGRRRRAQILADASRLFSQDGYGDTSLRDIAQAVGVSKSTLLHHYPSKELLLSAVLSERDSAIRVRSESTHAERAADALRAIPLGARVSALDEPGLIEVYAVLSCEAVPAMHPAHDYFATRFSQAIDYFTELFRLARIDGDLPEHRDPEHEAIWLIALWDGLQYQWLYDRGAVDVGAHLRAHLEDVLPS from the coding sequence ATGACGACAGCAGCCACGACGGGCTCGCGCCAGGCGCGCGCCGCGGCCACGCGTCAGCGGATCGTGGACGCGGCCCGAGAGCTCTTCGTCTCGAACGGATACCGTTCGACGTCCCTGCGCGACATCGCCGCCGCGGCATCCGTGAGCCATCCGGGGCTGCTCGGACACTTCGCGTCGAAGGACGACCTGCTCGCCGAGGTCGTCGCCGGTTTCGAGGACGACAACGAACGGGCATTCGACCTGCTCGCTGCGGCATCCGATTCCGGTGAACTGATCTTCGCGGACGTGGCTCGACGCAACGCGCGCACCCCCGGCTACCTCGAACTCTTCGCCGCACTCACCGGGGAAGCATCCGCCTCCGGACACCCGGCGCACGAGCGGATGCGCCAGCGGTATGCACGCCTGCACCGCCTCAGCACGGATGTCCTCGAAGATGCGGCGCTGCATGGGACGATCGGCGCCGACCGCGACGTCGCGGACGAGTCCGTGCGTCACAGCGCGGGCTGGGACGGGCTGCAGCTGATCTCTCAGTACCTGCCTGACCGGGTCGACGTCGTGCAGATGCTCGAGGAGCGCGAAGCCCTGTGGGCACTGCCCTACGGGTGGCGGGATGCCGACAGCCCCGACCCTTCTCCGACCGCTGCCGGTCCCCTGCCGCCGGTGTTCGGAGAGCCCGCCGTCGACGACTCCCCGGGATACGAGGTGGGACGGCGCCGCCGCGCGCAGATCCTCGCCGACGCCTCACGCCTGTTCTCCCAGGACGGCTACGGGGACACCAGTCTTCGGGACATCGCCCAGGCTGTCGGCGTCTCGAAGTCCACTCTGCTCCACCACTACCCGTCGAAGGAACTGCTGCTCAGCGCGGTGCTCTCCGAGCGCGACAGCGCGATCCGTGTGCGCAGCGAGTCCACCCATGCCGAGCGAGCCGCCGACGCGCTGCGCGCGATCCCGCTCGGAGCACGGGTGAGCGCACTCGACGAGCCCGGCCTCATCGAGGTCTACGCGGTGCTCTCCTGCGAAGCGGTGCCGGCCATGCACCCTGCGCACGACTACTTCGCCACGCGGTTCTCCCAGGCGATCGACTACTTCACCGAGCTGTTCCGTCTCGCCCGCATCGACGGCGATCTGCCCGAGCACCGCGACCCCGAGCACGAGGCGATCTGGCTGATCGCCCTGTGGGACGGCCTGCAGTACCAGTGGCTCTACGACCGCGGGGCCGTCGACGTCGGCGCCCACCTGCGCGCGCATCTCGAAGACGTGCTGCCGAGCTGA
- a CDS encoding GNAT family N-acetyltransferase — translation MTDITVTRNDDASRYEIHSDETLAGFAEFELRPSAIRFIHTEIDPAFQGQGLAGILAERALTDAAASGDAIVPLCPYIAKYLTTHEIPGAEIRWPKRPGAAPTEA, via the coding sequence ATGACCGACATCACCGTCACCCGCAACGACGACGCCTCCCGCTACGAGATCCACTCGGATGAGACGCTCGCCGGCTTCGCCGAGTTCGAGCTGCGTCCGAGCGCGATCCGCTTCATCCACACCGAGATCGACCCCGCGTTCCAGGGTCAGGGACTCGCGGGGATCCTCGCTGAGCGCGCCCTGACGGATGCCGCGGCATCCGGCGACGCGATCGTGCCGCTCTGCCCGTACATCGCGAAGTACCTGACGACGCATGAGATCCCGGGCGCCGAGATCCGCTGGCCGAAGCGGCCCGGCGCTGCTCCGACGGAGGCGTGA
- a CDS encoding ECF transporter S component — MAPSPVLTTRVLLVCAAIGVATGILGGIAGLITPIVIVGAPYLYGLVLGSHVLPGIIAQEVLRRPFVALVTHVFAALISSAFNPAWTLRFIGTALLFGAIQEGIAALTRYRSWGPWRFFISAAIIGVIVAVVVFFAVDLATFPLWAEISYLVIAVLGPIAWTAAGLAIGSSLSRAGVARR, encoded by the coding sequence GTGGCCCCCTCCCCCGTTCTGACGACCCGCGTGCTGCTGGTCTGCGCCGCGATCGGCGTCGCCACGGGCATCCTCGGGGGGATCGCCGGGCTCATCACGCCGATCGTCATCGTGGGCGCTCCGTATCTCTACGGACTCGTGCTCGGCTCGCACGTGCTGCCGGGGATCATCGCTCAGGAGGTGCTGCGCCGCCCCTTCGTGGCCCTCGTCACGCACGTGTTCGCCGCCCTCATCTCGAGCGCGTTCAATCCCGCCTGGACGCTGCGCTTCATCGGCACCGCTCTGCTGTTCGGGGCGATCCAGGAGGGCATCGCCGCGCTCACCCGCTACCGCTCCTGGGGCCCTTGGCGCTTCTTCATCTCCGCAGCGATCATCGGGGTCATCGTGGCCGTCGTGGTGTTCTTCGCCGTCGACCTCGCGACCTTCCCGCTGTGGGCGGAGATCTCCTACCTCGTGATCGCGGTGCTCGGTCCGATCGCGTGGACCGCAGCAGGACTCGCGATCGGATCGTCTCTCAGCCGCGCAGGCGTCGCTCGGCGCTGA
- the recQ gene encoding DNA helicase RecQ, producing MPQTPRDPYEDLPYADEPWDGAGWEPSEPPEPMDWEPQGAGYEPPLDWGQGPVTPVGSASARSSARPSAPGVTATAARQAAPSRYATAAEALHTVFGYDEFRGDQAAIVDQVISGGDAVVLMPTGGGKSVTYQVPALVREGTGLVISPLIALMHDQVDALRANGVNAAYLNSTQAIEERREVERAYVAGELDLIYVAPERLSSPQTTALLQRGTLSVIAIDEAHCVSQWGHDFRPDYLALGDLGERFPGVPRMALTATATRATHKELTERLRLDAAQHYVASFDRPNIQYRIVPKVDPRKQLVSFIRAQPEGSVGIVYALSRKSVEQTATYLAAQGFDALPYHAGLPAEVRAKNQSRFLREDGVVMVATIAFGMGIDKPDVRFVAHIDLPKSVEGYYQETGRAGRDGEPSIAWMAYGLGDVVQQRRMIDQSPGDRTFKMRLGQHLDAMLALCETVECRRQNLLGYFGQDSQPCGNCDTCLDETETFDGLIPAQKLLSTIVRLKRERNQAFGAGHLIDILRGASTERIRQQGHEKLATYGIGADLSDQDWRSVVRQLLARGIIVAQGDYGTLAPGEQSAGVLKGETPVPLRKDTIGRPASSPRARKASAADALDQSDRPLFEALRAWRAETAREQGVPAYIVFGDATLRALAEHRPASLADLDGITGIGAKKRDAYGEGVLTVIAAG from the coding sequence ATGCCGCAGACTCCCCGTGACCCGTACGAGGATCTGCCCTACGCCGACGAGCCGTGGGACGGCGCAGGGTGGGAGCCCTCCGAGCCGCCCGAGCCGATGGACTGGGAGCCGCAGGGCGCCGGGTACGAGCCGCCGCTCGACTGGGGCCAGGGCCCCGTGACACCGGTCGGATCGGCGTCCGCGCGCTCATCCGCACGCCCGTCTGCTCCCGGGGTGACGGCGACGGCCGCGCGACAGGCGGCCCCCAGCCGATACGCGACTGCGGCCGAGGCGCTGCACACGGTCTTCGGCTACGACGAGTTCCGCGGCGATCAGGCCGCGATCGTCGATCAGGTCATCTCGGGCGGTGACGCTGTCGTGCTCATGCCCACCGGCGGCGGCAAGAGCGTCACCTATCAGGTGCCCGCACTCGTGCGCGAGGGCACCGGCCTCGTGATCAGCCCGCTCATCGCCCTCATGCACGACCAGGTCGACGCGCTCCGGGCCAACGGCGTCAACGCCGCCTATCTCAACTCGACCCAGGCGATCGAAGAGCGGCGCGAGGTCGAACGGGCGTACGTCGCCGGCGAACTCGACCTCATCTACGTCGCCCCCGAGCGGCTGTCCTCGCCGCAGACGACCGCCCTGCTGCAGCGCGGCACGCTCAGCGTCATCGCGATCGACGAGGCGCACTGCGTGTCGCAGTGGGGTCATGACTTCCGCCCCGACTACCTCGCACTCGGCGATCTGGGCGAGCGGTTCCCCGGTGTACCGCGCATGGCGCTCACGGCCACCGCCACCCGGGCGACGCACAAGGAGCTCACCGAGCGACTGCGTCTCGACGCCGCCCAGCACTACGTGGCCAGCTTCGACCGGCCCAACATCCAGTATCGGATCGTGCCCAAGGTCGATCCGCGCAAGCAGCTCGTCTCGTTCATCCGCGCGCAGCCGGAGGGCTCAGTCGGCATCGTCTACGCGCTGAGCCGGAAGTCCGTCGAGCAGACCGCGACCTATCTCGCCGCTCAGGGCTTCGACGCGCTGCCGTATCACGCCGGTCTTCCGGCCGAGGTGCGCGCGAAGAACCAGTCCCGGTTCCTGCGCGAGGACGGCGTCGTGATGGTCGCGACGATCGCCTTCGGCATGGGAATCGACAAGCCCGATGTGCGCTTCGTCGCTCACATCGACCTGCCGAAGTCCGTCGAGGGCTACTACCAGGAGACCGGTCGCGCGGGCCGTGACGGCGAGCCGTCGATCGCCTGGATGGCGTACGGCCTGGGCGACGTGGTGCAGCAGCGCCGCATGATCGACCAGAGCCCGGGCGATCGCACGTTCAAGATGCGCCTGGGGCAGCACCTCGACGCGATGCTCGCGCTGTGCGAGACGGTCGAGTGCCGCCGCCAGAACCTTCTCGGCTACTTCGGGCAGGACTCGCAGCCGTGCGGCAACTGCGACACGTGCCTCGACGAGACCGAGACCTTCGACGGCCTGATCCCGGCACAGAAGCTGCTCTCGACGATCGTGCGGCTCAAGCGCGAGCGCAATCAGGCCTTCGGAGCCGGGCATCTGATCGACATCCTCCGCGGAGCCTCGACCGAGCGCATCCGTCAGCAGGGGCACGAGAAGCTCGCGACCTATGGAATCGGCGCCGACCTCTCCGACCAGGACTGGCGCAGCGTCGTCCGCCAGCTGCTCGCACGGGGGATCATCGTGGCGCAGGGCGACTACGGCACGCTCGCTCCGGGCGAGCAGTCGGCCGGCGTGCTGAAGGGCGAGACCCCGGTGCCGTTGCGCAAGGACACGATCGGACGCCCCGCTTCGTCGCCGCGGGCACGCAAGGCGAGTGCGGCGGACGCGCTCGATCAGTCCGACCGCCCGCTCTTCGAGGCGCTGCGGGCGTGGCGCGCCGAGACGGCGCGCGAGCAGGGCGTTCCGGCGTACATCGTCTTCGGCGATGCGACGCTGCGTGCGCTCGCCGAGCATCGTCCGGCTTCGCTGGCCGACCTCGACGGGATCACGGGGATCGGCGCCAAGAAGCGGGATGCCTACGGCGAGGGAGTGCTCACCGTCATCGCGGCCGGTTGA
- a CDS encoding pirin family protein, whose translation MIGERRIVLEPREVPLGGVRGMNVLRVLPHRNLPTIGAWCFLDRFGPADTRMRVEPHPHIGLQTVTWPLVGEIRHRDSVGSDADLRRGQLNLMTAGNGISHSEYSIGDDPIPLDALQFWVVLPESARHGAAGFERHTELPQLPLPADEGQDATATVVLGEFAGTSSPATVHTPIVGAEIRIPAGARLHLPLRSGWEHGLMLVEGDAVVATHGMSSNDMLYLGDSRDSVEVSSTQGALLFLIGGEPFEDEIVMWWNFAGRTHEEIVEARTEWEAASARFGVVEGHDVRIPAPPLPDVRLMPRGRKI comes from the coding sequence ATGATCGGCGAACGACGCATCGTGCTCGAGCCACGCGAGGTGCCGCTCGGCGGGGTGCGCGGGATGAACGTGCTGCGCGTGCTGCCGCATCGCAACCTCCCGACCATCGGTGCGTGGTGCTTCCTCGACCGGTTCGGCCCCGCCGACACCAGGATGCGGGTCGAACCGCATCCGCACATCGGCCTGCAGACCGTGACCTGGCCGCTGGTCGGAGAGATCCGTCACCGGGACTCGGTCGGCAGCGACGCCGACCTCCGCAGGGGCCAGCTGAACCTCATGACCGCCGGCAACGGCATCTCGCATTCGGAGTACTCGATCGGTGATGATCCGATCCCCCTCGACGCCCTGCAGTTCTGGGTGGTGCTGCCCGAGAGCGCACGGCACGGCGCTGCCGGTTTCGAACGGCACACCGAGCTGCCACAGCTGCCGCTCCCTGCCGACGAGGGTCAGGACGCCACCGCCACGGTCGTCCTCGGCGAGTTCGCCGGCACCTCATCGCCCGCCACCGTGCACACCCCGATCGTCGGCGCGGAGATCCGGATCCCCGCGGGCGCTCGCCTGCACCTGCCCTTGCGTTCGGGATGGGAGCACGGCCTCATGCTCGTCGAGGGTGATGCCGTCGTCGCCACGCACGGGATGTCGTCGAACGACATGCTGTACCTCGGTGACTCGAGGGACTCGGTCGAGGTGTCCAGCACACAGGGAGCGCTGCTGTTCCTCATCGGCGGCGAGCCCTTCGAGGACGAGATCGTCATGTGGTGGAACTTCGCCGGACGCACGCACGAGGAGATCGTCGAGGCTCGCACCGAATGGGAGGCGGCCTCCGCGCGGTTCGGTGTCGTCGAAGGGCACGACGTCCGCATCCCCGCTCCGCCTCTTCCCGACGTGCGGCTGATGCCGCGCGGCCGCAAGATCTGA